From Mytilus edulis chromosome 8, xbMytEdul2.2, whole genome shotgun sequence, one genomic window encodes:
- the LOC139484660 gene encoding BTB/POZ domain-containing protein KCTD12-like: MSEKGSDFPELVELNVGGVFYTTYLSTLTKEKDSLLGQMFNGSSKTKIVKDSKGKYFIDRDGVLFRYVLDYLRNQKLTLPENFHEKERLKQEADYYQLPSLAKSITISLPKLASISNRIPPIANSNSLSPISGESRVPAYITLGYRGTFAFGRDGLADVKFRKLSRIIVCGKVSVCREVFKDTLNESRDPDRGVQDRYTARFFLKHTYLEQALDQLAEEGFKLVGCCGSGTNNVGEVKAGMDTEEARWQHYNEFIFERC; this comes from the coding sequence ATGTCGGAAAAGGGAAGTGATTTTCCTGAGCTTGTTGAATTAAATGTTGGTGGAGTATTTTACACAACTTACCTTTCAACATTAACCAAGGAAAAAGATTCATTACTTGGACAAATGTTTAATGGCTCGTCAAAAACTAAAATTGTCAAGGACAGTAAAGGGAAATATTTTATTGACAGGGATGGAGTTCTCTTTCGGTATGTACTTGATTATTTAAGAAACCAGAAACTAACACTACCAgaaaattttcatgaaaaagaaAGACTTAAACAGGAAGCCGACTACTATCAGTTACCAAGCTTAGCCAAGTCAATAACCATATCACTTCCAAAACTTGCAAGCATATCCAATCGCATTCCACCAATCGCTAATAGTAACTCACTCTCTCCTATATCGGGAGAGAGCAGGGTACCAGCATACATAACTCTGGGATACAGAGGAACTTTTGCATTTGGTCGTGACGGATTGGCTGACGTGAAATTCCGGAAGTTAAGTAGGATTATTGTTTGCGGCAAAGTTTCTGTGTGTCGAGAAGTTTTCAAAGACACTTTAAATGAATCACGTGATCCAGATCGCGGTGTCCAGGACAGATATACTGCGCGATTCTTTCTTAAGCATACATACTTGGAGCAAGCATTAGATCAACTTGCAGAAGAAGGGTTTAAATTAGTTGGATGTTGTGGATCGGGAACAAACAACGTTGGAGAGGTAAAAGCCGGAATGGATACGGAGGAGGCCCGATGGCAACACTATAACGAATTTATCTTTGAGAGATGTTAA